The window gattcgtcctcgtcggaatcagattccgatttagattaaaataaaaattcatccgcccttatatccctctcaaccactttttttgaaaacaaagaatttattcagcaaaggaccttgtgttgtttataaagattattattattattatttatatcgttttgtatgaatttactttataacctttgatacgtatttgaataaaacatatagcacgacatttctttcttagatattactttacagtattaggtacccttacatttttatttaatataccataaatttgaaaaaccatctagctatttaaggttagggaaaacaaaattacgattaaaataataattatatatatttatagatacttttagaaaaatcaagGCAAAGtgtgttatttaatttttaattagtttgaaGTTTCTCACTTTTAAAAGgtgtattttaaaaatgtatcgaGAAGAATTTTAATGTACACACACgcttgaataaaaaatatatcacttgGAGTAGAGGACccattatattttatgttttgcCCAATTTGCCCAGGCTTGGCTAACATCTCGGCCTTCAAGAATCTGGGCTCAACAATAATAATAGCCTTCTACTCCTAGTAACATAATGCACTACTCTAGTTTTGTTTGCATATGTTTAGATCAGTGATATTGCAGCATTATGTATACAATatgtatatattcaaaaatcaaaaaatcctGAGATTAAGAACAAATTTTGTGAGATCTCACCATAAATCGTGAAATCTGGCATCCCTGTTGACGTTTTTCCACATGCTGTCAAGaatgaaagaaaacaaatatttaaatcatgGATAATGAAAATTCTGTAATTTACGGTCTAGAGTTTCAGGTATACAgactatttttgaatattttcaaatattgtatgTCTTATTATTTTAGTCCAGAGCATTATGTGCACAATAtgcagaaacagaaaaaatacgatttttaatAGGAACACAATCACTTAAACAAACtaataatcaaattcatttaatagaattcaatgaAGAAATATCTACAATAAAAACTTCTGTGAGTTTATTTATGTCTTCCTATTCGCCTGTTTAATttgcaaataatattaataaagttATAATTAATCTGACATTAGATTCGGATTTTAATGTAACTATTAATATAGTTTTCTCGATATTTATAGGTATTTCATCATTCTGAAGGTGAAATATGGAAACTGACATCAAGTCCTATAGATCCACTAAAAATATCTACTTGCTACAACACTCTCACCGGTGAAAACAGCTGTGTTATGAGAAGTGCAATTTTAAGACTACCTGAGATAGAAAATCAtgatacaattgaaaatttagaaatagttACAAAACTGGATTCTACTTCACTGGGAAATGATATCAGAACAACAGAATTTCATCCGACAATTGCTAATTCTGCAGTGACTTTAACAGATACCCATGTTGTCCTCTGGGACATTTCTGAAACTGAAGGGAAACTTGTAAGTAGTATATTATTAGAAGGCAAGAATAGTCCAAAATTCACTAATGGCAAGTGGAATCCACATCAAAATTGTAATCAGGTaggtatttgaaaatgctcttCAGGGAATATCATTAAAAATGCTGTTTTTCATCAATAGTTCAGTACATTGACGGAAACTCACATAAAGACATATGATATAAGGTCGGGAGAACTAGCCTGGAATATAGATAATGCTCATTGTCAATTTATAAGAGATATGGACTacaatatgaataaattataccACCTTGCAACCTGTGGAGATGATggttttctgaaaatttgggATTTCAGACAAACAAGTAGTCCTGTATTCTCCAGAAGCGATCATTCACATTGGtaagttatttgtttttgtaaaaattgaaactttttgttttcataatatagaaaaaaatttaatcaccAATTCAAGATTAGAAGCTTGTcatatgctatttacatttttagTCATTTTTCTAATTGTTGTGGCCCAGTAATCACTGTAATCTAAAATATTACTTAATTTGTTGATTTCTCTTTCCCTTTGTGTCTATAGGGATAGACATAAGTCTATAAAAGTAGATTgaaaacaaaaggaaataataattttagataattcaAGTTTATAATGTCCTCTAACAATAAAATACTTTCACAAGCAGTAAACAACTGTTTGGTATTTATTCAACAATGCTACATACTAACCTTAATAGATAGGAATACATCAACAAACATAACAAATTGCATGGGGATCTCAATCAGTCAAAGAATATTCTATAAAATGGAGGGTCCACAATAAAAAGAGTTAGTTTCAAGAGTTAGAGCGGAGTCAGTTTTGTGACTGCAAGTGGAGTCACTCCGCATTCCTAAAGAGTCAGTTTTTTTCGCGACCGCGATAATTGGGAAGTCTTAGGTAGTGCTTCCATATAATTGTCTTAtaactgttttccaaatattgagtatattattagaataataagttttcaaataaaGAGAATTCCTGATTATTAGATAAATAGATATTATATCTATATGATACGATTTTTTCacttcaaaggaaaaaattaattcatgtTGTTATACATTATATAAGTAGGTGCAGATTTTGTACCCAAAGGAAGATTCCAAAAATTCGACTCGGCCCAGataaatataactttatatgtagattttggttttatatttttgttgtgtatctctgtttttatttttttatagttacaACATAATGGTTAGCATTAGATCTATTGTTTCGATATTCATTCTCCCGAATTTCACTCCAGTATAGACCCACTTTCCGAGACCACCTCGTCCAGGCGTTTGTAAGCCCCGACCACCCACAGCACTTTCGTTAGAAGGGTAGTAATCCCCTAATTGGTGGTAAATTATTACACTGGGGTCGGCGGAGTAGTGACCCGTTCTTATAGGAAgcaaa of the Diorhabda carinulata isolate Delta chromosome 7, icDioCari1.1, whole genome shotgun sequence genome contains:
- the LOC130896685 gene encoding EARP-interacting protein homolog yields the protein MDNENSVIYGLEFQSRALCAQYAETEKIRFLIGTQSLKQTNNQIHLIEFNEEISTIKTSVFHHSEGEIWKLTSSPIDPLKISTCYNTLTGENSCVMRSAILRLPEIENHDTIENLEIVTKLDSTSLGNDIRTTEFHPTIANSAVTLTDTHVVLWDISETEGKLVSSILLEGKNSPKFTNGKWNPHQNCNQFSTLTETHIKTYDIRSGELAWNIDNAHCQFIRDMDYNMNKLYHLATCGDDGFLKIWDFRQTSSPVFSRSDHSHWIWCVRFNPFHDQLVLTASSDARVLLSSAASVSSENISETLITDDKEGFDTKQKLKDGPLQWCEHEDSVYCVEWSPAEPWVFASLSYDGRLLISHVKKSLKYQIML